From the Entelurus aequoreus isolate RoL-2023_Sb linkage group LG13, RoL_Eaeq_v1.1, whole genome shotgun sequence genome, the window catgtgaataatgctgtataatagactgtatttatattattcacatgtgaataatgctgtataacagactgtatttatattattcacatgtgaataatgctgtataatagactgtatttatgttattcacatgtgaataatgctgtataatagactgtatttatattattcacatgtgaataatgctgtataatagactatttatattattcacatgtaaataatgctatataatagactgtatttgttattcacatgtgaataatgctgtataatagactgtatttagtttattcacgtgtgaataatgctgtataatagactgtatttacgttattcacatgtgaataatgctttataatagactatactattcacatgtgaataatgctgtataatactgtatttatattattcacatgtgaataaagctgtataatagactgtatttatattattcacatgtgaataatgctgtataatagactatatttatattattcacatgtaaaaaatacccaagtgtttattgtctattgtgagtgaactgtggtgctgaatttcctccagggatcaataaagtactttctattctattctaattacATGAAATTGCATTTTCTTGTTCCTTGAAAACAATCTTGTTATTGTAGTTGTTTTGAAAGTGAAACCtgacaaaatggcccccgcatcttttgatttgtcagtctgtggccctcagtggcaaAAGTTGTATATTTATTAGACCAGAACTATTTAGTCAGACGCATGTCGTTAGTTAGCAGCTGTGCTATGATTTGTGTCTCCAGGTGTTGTGCGAGCTGCCTGAACTGCGAGTGTTGTATCTCCACGGCAACCGCATCTTCACCTTGTCAGGGGTGGACAAGCTGGGAGTTCTTCCCCACCTGCACACCATCACGCTCCACGGGAACATCATCGAGTCCCGCAAGGCCTACAGGTTGTTTTGATTCTTACATGACCTTGACACAAGTGCAGACCAAGGTCGTATCACAATGTGTTCCATCACTCTTCAACAAcaacttttccactgagggccacacactgaagaatgaaagcatgcggggggcCATTTGAATAGTTTACATTACAATATAGACATTTTTTAACCTCTCAAGTTAGAAAAATGGTCCcagttataaaagtgttaaaaataggtcttttttttttttttaattcaacagttaaatctctacatcaacttcaggtctatctggaGATATaacttttaatgttttatgctcttttgtcaaaaccttgtttttatggcaaacacacaaaatatgcaatattttccccaaaaaactgtaattggagccttaaatatgtcaataattcataacactgatgTTGATTCATTATCATTTTATGAGtaatgaaaaaaaatcccactaaaatactttgggattcaaaagggtcccactcataaaagtgttaagaaataggtcatatatatatatatatatatatatatatatatatatatatatatatatatatatatatatatatatatatatatatatatatatatatatatattacttttaaCACTTGCATCTCTAGATCAAATTTAAATCTGTCAAGTataatttttcatatttttttgtaaaaaaacaaacttgttttttatgatgaacacaaaatatgcaatattttccccaaaaaactgtaattggagccttaaatatgtcaataattcataacattgattttgattcattattattttttgagcaatgacagttttaaataaaaaaataatcccactaaaatacttggtgatccaaaagggtcccactcataaaagtgttataaataggtcatgatttgtattattttacttttaacacttacatCTCGAGATCAAATTTACATCCATCAAGTATAATTAATCAGAAtttttgtatgtttgttttatgctatttttgttaaaaaacaacCTTGTTTTGATGacgaacacaaaatatgcaatattatccccaaaaaatatttcaaggtgtaatatttgatgtgaagtcaataattcataacattgattttgattcattattattttttgagtaatgaacattttaaataaataaaaaatcccactaaaatacttgaggatccaaaagggtcccactcataaaagtgttaaaaataggtgatacattttttttaacttttaacacttacatCTCTAGATCAAATTTAGATCCTTTAagtataattaatatttttttaatgtttgttttattctctttttgtaaaaaaaaacccacaacctTGTTTTTTGTGatgaacacaaaatatgtaatattttcccccaaaagtatttcaaagtgtaatatttgatgtgaagtaatttgagccttaaatatgtcaataattcataacattggtttaaattcattattataatttgagcaaagacagtttaaattaaaaaaacaacatcctGCATGTCAGTTAGtcgagtcaacatagcaactttttcttcttacatttttggctcttttattccatttttaagTTGTTGTATTAATTGTTgaaatcatatttttagaatgtgctgctgTTTGCACTTTGCTTTAACACGAAAGCAAGGATTTTAAATGCTTAAGTTTTGTTTGGTCCCGTCTAGGACTCACGTCATTTTGGCTCTGCCTGGATTAAAGACCATGGATTTCAGCGCTGTGACCCCTCAGGAGAGAACCTTGGCACACCTTTGGCAGCACAGCACAACAAATACACTTCACTGAAGGTCAGtgcacattatatacatatattgtgttattattatatacatatgattattatatacatatattgacattattatatacataatttgacattatatacatattttgacattattatatactgttggaagcagatcagaatcatatccatatttaagtgttacttctttctaaactcctatagtcatataaagaatagctagtattcttccttcttttgagtctcatagtaaggtgttggccttctagattggaatgtgtcagagtagagataactcggagtagtctaaacaaagcgagtgggggcgagggacagagggaagatcacgggacttccgggggtttgaggggagaccgatctggaccgggctggggaacgctggtgtgctggattggtctcagtttgtcctctaagcttggagaataaaccacaaaataccaactgctgcctgttgattgaatataaacatcagcttattgccataaaaagaatctgggagagactagcaatttgaattccccattggaggaatgctggtcaacgcaacaatacatatattgatatcatatatattgacattatcatatacatatattgatatatacatatattgatatcatatacatatattgacattatcatatacatatatttaacagCAGCgcacatatattattatatacaacaTATACTGACTCTAACTCCTAACGTTTTCAAAGTGCAGAACacagttaatttttttaacaggCCCCGgaaaattttaaatattttttaactcattgctcaaaaattaataatcaatgttttttgtgaattattgacctaattatatcacatcaaatattacactttaaaacacaaaatatacattttccctCCAAAATTTTTCagctataaatttttttttttttttttaaacaaatacactTCACTGAAGGTCAGtgcacattatatacatatattgtattattatatacataagattattatatacatatattgacattatatacatattgacattattatatacataatttgacattatatacatattttgacattattatatgcatatattgatatcatatatattgacattatcatatacatatattgatatatacatatattgatatcaTATACATATTGACAttatcatatacatatatttaacagCAGCgcacatatattattatattcaacATATACTGACTCTAACTCCTAACGTTTTCAAAGTGCAGAACacagttaatttttttaacaggCCCCGgaaaattttaaatattttttaactcattgctcaaaaaataataatcaatgttttttgtgaattattgacctaattatttcccatcaaatattacactttaaaacacaaaatatacattttccctCCAAAAATTTTCAGctataaatttttttattattttttttaaacaaataacacTTCACTGAAGGTCAGtgcacattatatacatatattgtattattatatacatatgattattatatacatatattgacatTATATACATATTGACATTATTATATACATCattttacattatatacatattttgacATTATTATATGCATATATTGATATCATATATATTGACATTATCATATACAGAtatcatatacatatattgacatgatcatatacatatatttaacagCAGCgcacatatattattatatacaacaTATACTGACTCTAACTCCTAACGTTTTCAAAGTGCAGAACacagttaatttttttaacaggCCCCGGaaaattttaaaaactttttaacTCACTGCtcgaaaaataataatcaatgttttttgtgaattattgacctaattatttcacatcaaatattacactttaaaacacaaaatatacattttccctCCAAAATTTTTCCGCTATAAAAaagacttttttaaaatttatttataaaCAAACGgcataaaactttaaaaaaagagcGATCTGAACAGAATGTTTTTTTGTGGTCAAACAGTTTttgtaaacacattttttttaaaaagacttctttttaacacttttataagtcgGGCCAAATAAATTTAGTGAGATTTTATTTAAACTGTAATTGCtccaaaaccaacattttaagaattattaacctatttaatactccaattacttcacatgaaatattacactttgacattttttgtgggTAAAATGTTGCATTtgttgtttttgccataaaaaaggtCAACAAATATGTATATTGTTGGGATAGATTGAAGTAGAACGCTTTGATGTCatcaaacattaaaataaaaataaaaatacttctaaacatttttattactgaaaacttgaggggagccctaaaaaggttaaaaactaatctttttattgtattgtttttcaaatgcTTTCTTTTTTCAGTGGAAAACAATTGCACAACGCTGGgttaaaataacacaaaaacatgacatCTTTAAGTTAAGTTGATTTGAGCAAAAAGAAAATAACCTAAATGTGGTGTTTGTGGAATAACTGTCACTTGTGAACGTTGACATGGACTTGGAACAATCCTGTGTAATGATGGGATAAAAAATAAGCGAATAtttactgaaaggacaaaaaGGTTAAGTATCCAAAaggtattttgttaaaaaaaaaaaaaatgtaaacatcaaACATAGAAGTTGTTGaacatttttaatgaattaactaaacagagaaaaaaagaaaatcttttttttttttgtaataataatagattagattTCTACTAGCCTAAAATATTCCAAATCTATTTCAGGTAGTTTTACACATCTGCAAAAGCCAAAAGGGAAAAATGCCAAGAACTTACAGGATTGCAGAAAGCTGAAATGTGTGTCAAATCAATCCCAGGATCCCTTTTAGAGGTTGGAGAGCATCTCAGTGCTCTGACAATGCAAACAGTCTGCTTGGCTCTCCTCTGGAGAGCAACAcccagcttcaaaaacacaaagtAGACGGTCTGAAAAAGGTCATGTGATCAGTTCCACGCGCTCTGCTACAATGCGTACTGCGTGCATTCACACCGACACATGGATGCTAGTATTTAGCCCTTCTACAAAAACACTTCCTGCCAACGTCTTCTGCTTCAGGAAGACAGAAAAATACTCTCTGAAACGTCACGTGATAGAATTTGTGAGGTAATGGATGACAATCTTGATAACGCATAGTGATCGGTAGGATGAAATGGTCAACAATGAAAGTACTTACTTTTCTCGCCGCATTTAAgtcgttttattttgaaaaataatccCAGATTCAACAGCTGGATTGCAAAAGGCAGTCACCCAAAACAAAAGATGGCTTCCACAAGTGATGTCTCGTGTATTATGGGTGCACAAAATACTCGATTCACTTCCCAATTGCGATttgtattcatcccgattctgaaTCAATTCATAAaacttattaaaaatgttttgtttttttaaaaagaccatctccatgcaaccggaAGGTTAGGTAGTTGCCCAAAGACTCACACTCCTACGTTGCGAGAATCGTGTTCAATTGAGAATCGAtcttgaatcgaatcgtcaccccacaAATTGCTTTGAATTGAGAATCTTTTTGAATTCATCTTAAATCAAATCGTCACTCCAGAAATCAGAACTGAATCGTTAGGTGCTTAACGATTCACACCCCTACATTGCTGGAATCGATTTGAATTGGAAttcgtgttgaatcgaaaatggattttgaatcgaatcaccaccccaggaatcggaatcagattgaatcattaggtgcccaaagattcacacccctacgttgcgagaatcagtttgaatcgagaatcgattctgaatccttACCCCAGGAATCAGATCGAAtctttaggtgcccaaagattcactccCCTACgttgcgagaatcagtttgaatcaagaatcgattctgaatccttACCCCAGGAATCAGATTGAAtcattaggtgcccaaagattcacacccctacgttgcgagaatcagtttgaatcgagaatcgattctgaatccttACCCCAGGAATCAGATCGAAtctttaggtgcccaaagattcactccCCTACATTTAAATGTAGACTTAAATCGAGACTTGTTTTGAATCGGATCGAATCCtaaggtggccaaagattcacaaccTATATTGCCAGAATGGTTTGGAATccaaaatcgtgttgaatcaagaatcgatcctGAATTGAATCGTAACCCCAGGAATCCGGATTAAATCATTAAGGGGCCAAAGATTCACACTCCTACATTGCAAGAAACGGTTTGATTGGAGAATCGATCCTTAATCGAATAGTCACCCGAGGAATCGGAATGAAATCGTTAGGTGCTTAAAGATACACACCCCTACGTTGcaagaatctgtttgaatcgagacttgttttgaattgaattgtcaccccaagaattggtttgaatcgagacttgttttgaatcgaattgtcatTCCAGGAATTCGATCGAATCATTAGGCGCTCAAAGATTCACGACCTcacattgcaagaatcggtttgactgGAGAATCGATCCTGAATCAAATCGTCTCTCTGGGAATCGGAATTAAATCGTTaaggcccaaagattcacacaccaagaatcggtttgaatcgagacttgttttgaatcgagaatcgattttgaacAGAATTGTCATTCCAGGAATTTGATCGAATCATTAGGTGCCCAAGGATTCACACTCCTACATTGTGGGAATCGGTTTGATTGGAGAATCGATCctgaatcaaattgtcaccccaggaattggaatTAAATCatcaggtgcccaaagattcacaccccaagaatcggtttgaatcgagacttGTTTGGAATCGCATTgtcattccaggaattccatcgaATCATTAGGTGCTCAAAGATTCATAACCTTACATTGCAAGAATTGGTTTGATTGGAGAATCGAtcctgaatcaaatcgtcactcTGGGCACTTAACGACTTAATTCCGATTCCCAgagtgacgatttgattcaggaTCGATTCTCTAATCAAACCGATTCCCACAATGTAGgggtgtgactctttgggcacttAACGATTTAATTCCGATTCCCAAAGAGTCACACCCCTACATTGTGGGAATTGGTTTGATTCAAGAATCGAtcctgaatcgaattgtcaccccaggaattggaatGAAATCGTTAGGTGCTTAAAGATTCACCCCCctacattgcaagaatcggtttgaatcgagacttgttttgaattgaattgtcaccccaagaattggtttgaatcgagacttgttttgaatcgaattgtcatTCCAGGAATTCGATCGAATCATTAGGCGCTCAAAGATTCACAACCttacattgcaagaatcggtttgactgGAGAATCGATCCTGAATCAAATCGTCTCTCTGGGAATCGGAATTAAATCGTTAAGTGCCCAAAGATTAACACaccaagaatcggtttgaatcgagacttgttttgaatcgagaatcgattttgaatcgcatTGTCATTCCAGGAATTCGATCGAATCATTaggtgctcaaagattcacaACCTTACATTGCAAGAATTGGTTTGATTGGAGAATCGAtcctgaatcaaatcgtcactcTGGGCACTTAACGATTTAATTCCGATTCCCAgagtgacgatttgattcaggaTCGATTCTCTAATCAAACCGATTCCCACAATGTAGgggtgtgactctttgggcacttAACGATTTAATTCCGATTCCCAAAGAGTCACACCCCTACATTGTGGGAATTGGTTTGATTCAAGAATCGAtcctgaatcgaattgtcaccccaggaattggaatGAAATCGTTAGGTGCTTAAAGATTCACCCCCctacattgcaagaatcggtttgaatcgagacttgttttgaattgaattgtcaccccaagaattggtttgaatcgagacttgttttgaatcgaattgtcatTCCAGGAATTCGATCGAATCATTAGGCGCTCAAAGATTCACAACCttacattgcaagaatcggtttgactgGAGAATCGATCCTGAATCAAATCGTCTCTCTGGGAATCGGAATTAAATCGTTAAGTGCCCAAAGATTAACACaccaagaatcggtttgaatcgagacttgttttgaatcgagaatcgattttgaatcgcatTGTCATTCCAGGAATTCGATCGAATCATTaggtgctcaaagattcacaACCTTACATTGCAAGAATTGGTTTGATTGGAGAATCAAtcctgaatcaaatcgtcactcTGGGCACTTAACGATTTAATTCCGATTCCCAgagtaacgatttgattcaggaTCGATTCTCTAATCAAACCGATTCCCACAATGTAGgggtgtgactctttgggcacttAACGATTTAATTCCGATTCCCAAAGAGTCACACCCCTACATTGTGGGAATTGGTTTGATTCAAGAATCGAtcctgaatcgaattgtcaccccaggaattggaatcAAATCGTTAGGTGCTTAAAGATTCACCCCCctacattgcaagaatcggtttgaatcgagacttGTTTTGAATGGAATTGTCACTCCAGGAATCCGATCGAATCAtaaggtggccaaagattcacaaccTATATTGCCAGAAtggtttaaatcgagaatcgtgttgaatcaagaacCGATCCTGAATCGAACCGTAACCCCAGAGTCACACCCCTACATTGTTGGAATCGCGTTGAATGGAGAAGCAATGGGCTGGAGAAGCGGGTGTGGTATTGGATGGTTGGGTGTTACATATGGAAGAAGAACCTGAATGATTGTGGCCCTCCAAGCACAAGATGACAGAGAAAGACACACCAGGGGAGGAAGAACAACAATCAAGGAATAGCAAACTGGACCACCAGTTCTTCTTTAGCGTCCACTTTGATTTGAGAGATTGCACTGTAAGCGTACGCTGCTATCTTGGACACCTGCAAAGAAAAAGTCTCTTTAGTTTCATCCTGCCTAATATTTCTAGAACAAATATAAGTCTGTGCTGATACAACTTTCAATAGGATATCAACATTGGAGTACTGGCTGATACAGATATTGATCCGTggagatttagttcttcaggaactatTTTTAGTTCCCTTTTAGGTAGCGAGGTGGGACTTTTGGAAGGTTCCAGGAACCTTCAAGGGGGCGGGGCTGTGCTGTCgaccgctgattggttgaacacagttgggggggGCGTTCCCAAGTTTCAGCCGCCATTACAGTAcaacttgtttatttcaactatatgcagtttactgtttattattctttacaaacttcatttcaaTACGGGAAGCGGACGGACTCTTTCTAAactaccgtaaattctggactacaGAGCGctacttccccccccccccccccacgtttggcttataaaacggtgcggctaatatagggatttttctttgctgacgaccataatgcaaaaaaacaagcGAATACACAGAAaatatgttattgtttgtgctatggcgccatcttttggacgagttcgctcactgaagGTGCTGCATCGCCCTTCTGTTTAGATGTTagaataagttatcacacaactctcatgcttaaaggccgttgctatagttgttatcaattgtgctgaagttgtacttttctatctgtgcaaagggacaacctgcaatcttggattgcgagtcgtctttTATCAGTGTTTGTGTGCTGACCCGGCCTGCTTACTGCCAAGGGTGAACATCGAGTACCtcgacgcagacagagcagagacagggcgatatcacgagtgtcagcacatttccatttctgaataatcatatattgtgtctaactggggctgctgaaattacccgccttccttcagaagcagcctcagtgatgtaaccagggacctcctgaataaatagaggagcacgtgggctgtgccttagagcgtaggttggaactgtaactgagtgtacagcccaatacgtctctcctcatgagtaaaatgtaactctgtctctgcatgattccttgcttcttgtctggtttaatagatgtcatcggtgtttgaacctggcaTTAGACTgagctttaaaccggaagtagaagtgccgttctgtcttctagtCGTCAAGAGCGTTTCTACCATTGTAGATTCTCCATTCAttcctccaagcaacgtttgcaagttttacaatacaactaaaactattttcacttactaaaccgtcacgtgtgatgtctgtaggagtgttttcatgcatatttgtagttGTTATCGTAATGCAATCAAGCGAGcgccgttagcatgagctaatatgctaacacgtttacgagtgtttgtattattaacatacaacgacattatttttgtattgtttcagtttcacaaattcctcagtaaattcaccaaaacgtcaccgtggagttattgagtcggtttagctgattggagaactaGTTTGCGCAGCTAGCGGTCCATgaccgtgacttctgttttgtttgatcagccgttttactgccgtgttacagacaccgtttggaaagaattaaggtatgtaaataaacatttacagaatatttctgtgtaaataattcatttcacaacatatatatctgcggtgtGGCTAATATGTGGAAAATAAATGTTCCTCCTAAAATGTAGTAGTTGCAGCTTATATGCCGGAGCGCTCTATAGTCCATAAAATACGATATTAGCGGAGGTTTATAAAGTACTCAGCCGGACTTTGACGCGCAAGGCGagctgaaaacacatttttgtactTATTCGTCTTGAGTGAACCCAATGCTAACAGGCCAACGCTGAATCTGATGTGTTcttgttgagaaaaaaaaagacttattttggatatattattatttacagataaacactgacatttattatagatattgttatttacacaaacACTGAAAattctttatatatatttacagataaacactgacatttattattgatgtattgttatttacagataaacactgatattcattgattattgttatttacagataaacactgacatatatatgtatattatttacagataaacacagatatgtattatatatatattgtgatttacaaataaacactaacatttattattgatatattgttatttaaagataaacactgacatttattattgatatattgttatttaaagataaacactgacatttattattgatatattatttacagataaacactgacatttattattgatatattatttacagataaacactgacatttattattgatgtattgttatttacagataaacactgacatttatgattgatatattgttatcaaCAGAAACACtgaaaattatttatatattatttacagataaacactgacatttattactgatatattgttatttacagaaacactgaaaattatttatatatatttacagataaacactgatattcattattgatatattgttatttacagaaacactgaaaattatttatatatatttacagataaacactgatattcattattgatatattgttatttacagaaacactgaaaattatttatatatttacagataaacattgaaatttattactgatattgttatttacagataaacactgaca encodes:
- the lrrc51 gene encoding leucine rich repeat containing 51 is translated as MKRCGAPVDLSFKAISNFAGRSLNLRLNYFSLFSHSEFSLFDSVSVLCELPELRVLYLHGNRIFTLSGVDKLGVLPHLHTITLHGNIIESRKAYRTHVILALPGLKTMDFSAVTPQERTLAHLWQHSTTNTLH